The Euwallacea fornicatus isolate EFF26 chromosome 3, ASM4011564v1, whole genome shotgun sequence genome has a segment encoding these proteins:
- the LOC136350514 gene encoding FHIP family protein AGAP011705 — MEWIRNNTFFQRTNRSILNSEECDPQACYDSFKGHWHQALKVLQRVQQLPSHDDVLGVVNHLEQMITLLLYDLKKTDRHCMTVNSSKCLEYLLHENVLDRLFEWSMKSGRYTNAVRSEQIKFYDTLIRHTRHLLLEHNSFLKPLLKMLNSCHQEVFWEEVNKLLIDLLNQLSTLLVQHPEYVKLFFVNEKKGNRFTIFSLLIPFVHKEDATGMRARDALLLCMSLSKKNKDVALYISEISNFAVLLASGLSGLYSVLPNTIDDIGVPDWHRFTPDDVNEINGLLYFVTSLEFSNAIAQVAHPSIRKQLQEFLYRGFLIPVLGEALLQTNIQEQVAATAYLELIIRTVAEPGLLHAVLQFLIKVEYDGQRLLNILIQRIQSNDMQLCLVSLALFESMIDLNCEDLLLELVFKYLQPCFHLIMSQRKMLLPIDPLCPSFEKLLSLAPNCSQLLESDLDFDGDSGQWNHLKHKQSLYGKYYAYLCDARNKIGHCQKACLNWSNGYNGDDDILLNNEEKSDSLISLERSSGYESFSMINSDDIKEDHEFWQISSNKPRRVNINHSFEETPGLDEPPSAGPFLTILLDKLRVFMSNSIYVNLHLTGLISRLAVYPQTLLRAYLLDHNLVLQPNIPSIFEIIGVIKRQIDDYMSRQNDRVGLIKYAQEVLVNREIMLVNIRRYHMEKTSFPRLQPQESNESFQRNGPKRKSLTIPSITNIFGRRPSQLETCLPMVTSSEEVQINSIYPKFNEAQHVALCAVLLDEWVKELAALAQEHTIAQLASLMN, encoded by the exons ATGGAATGGATaagaaacaatacatttttccaGCGAACCAATAGAAGTATTTTGAACAGTGAAGAATGCGACCCACAGGCTTGTTATGATAGTTTTAAAGGGCACTGGCACCAAGCCCTTAAAGTCTTACAAAGGGTGCag CAATTACCATCACATGATGATGTACTGGGAGTCGTCAATCACTTAGAGCAAATGATTACCTTACTTctttatgatttgaaaaaaactgacCGTCATTGTATGACAGTTAACTCATCAAAGTGTCTGGAATACCTCTTACATGAAAATGTTCTTGATAGACTGTTTGAATGGAGCATGAAATCGGGCAG ATATACCAATGCTGTAAGATCtgagcaaattaaattttatgacaCTCTCATAAGACACACTAGACATTTGTTACTGGAGCACAATTCTTTTTTAAAGcctttattgaaaatgctgAACTCTTGCCATCAAGAAGTGTTTTGGGAAGAAGTCAATAAGTTGCTTATTGATCTTCTTAACCAATTAAGTACTCTCTTGGTACAACACCCCGAgtatgttaaattattttttgtaaatgaaaaaaaaggcaatag GTTTACAATATTTTCTCTACTTATTCCCTTTGTACATAAAGAAGATGCTACTGGAATGAGAGCAAGAGATGCGTTGCTGCTATGTATGTCtctatcaaagaaaaataaagacGTTGCTTTGTACATAtcagaaatatcaaatttcgctGTTTTGCTCGCATCTGGCCTTAGTGGATTATATTCAGTTTTACCAAATACAATAGATGATATAG gtGTACCTGATTGGCATCGTTTTACCCCAGACGATGTAAATGAAATCAATGgacttttatattttgtaacttcATTAGAATTTAGTAACGCAATAGCTCAAGTAGCCCATCCGTCAATAAGAAAACAATTACAGGAATTTTTATACAGAGGCTTTTTAATCCCCGTTCTGGGAGAAGCCCTTTTGCAAACCAACATTCAAGAGCAGGTTGCTGCTACTGCATACCTTGAATTGATTATTCGTACTGTGGCTGAACCTGGATTATTACATGCCGTcctacaatttttaattaaagtcgaGTATGATGGGCAAagacttctaaacattttaatacaaCGCATACAATCAAACGACATGCAGCTATGTTTGGTATCATTAGCACTTTTTGAAAGTATGATCGATTTGAATTGTGAGGATCTACTTCTAGAATTGGTTTTTAAGTATTTGCAG CCATGTTTTCATCTCATTATGTCCCAAAGAAAAATGCTGCTGCCAATAGATCCTTTATGTCCAAGTTTCGAGAAACTTTTATCACTTGCCCCAAACTGTTCTCAATTGCTAGAATCAGATCTCGATTTTGACGGCGACTCCGGTCAGTGGAAccatttaaaacataaacaaagtCTTTATGGGAAATACTATGCATATCTTTGCGATGCCAGAAATAAAATCGGACACTGTCAGAAAGCTTGCTTAAATTGGAGCAACGGCTACAATGGCGATGACGACATTCTGCTTAATAACG AAGAGAAATCCGACAGTCTCATATCGCTGGAAAGAAGTAGCGGCTATGAAAGTTTTAGTATGATAAATTCTGATGATATCAAAGAAGACCATGAGTTTTGGcaaatttcatcaaataaaCCCAGACGAGTGAATATTAATCATAGCTTTGAAGAAACTCCTGGTCTAGATGAGCCGCCTAGTGCTGGCCCATTTCTCACAATATTATTAGACAAATTGCGAGTTTTTATGTCGAACTCGATATATGTTAATTTGCACCTGACAGGATTGATCTCTAGATTAGCCGTGTATCCTCAGACGTTACTGAGAGCTTATCTTCTGGACCATAATCTAGTTCTGCAGCCGAATATACCATCTATATTTGAG ATAATTGGTGTAATAAAGCGACAAATTGATGATTATATGAGTCGACAGAATGATAGAGTAGGTCTCATAAAATACGCACAGGAGGTCTTGGTAAATAGAGAAATCATGTTGGTAAATATTAGAAG GTACCATATGGAGAAAACTTCGTTCCCAAGACTTCAGCCACAGGAGTCCAACGAATCATTCCAACGAAATGGCCCCAAACGAAAGAGTTTAACCATACCTTCTATAACCAATATTTTTGGTAGACGGCCTAGCCAACTAGAAACCTGTTTACCCATGGTAACTTCATCAGAAGaagttcaaattaattcaatttatccTAAGTTTAACGAGGCGCAACATGTGGCGTTATGCGCAGTTCTGCTAGACGAATGGGTCAAAGAATTAGCGGCATTAGCACAAGAACATACCATTGCTCAACTGGCCTCTCTTATGAATTAG
- the SWIP gene encoding WASH complex subunit 4 isoform X1 → MWEATNLAEKKLNAETHKYIAEEKLHQFGEFIEEYTSTTSLNRIQTIARNDFVSNPIFTDEKATEGVSILHLTHSDNGTLSRILSTLGGMCQEIEYLKQEAEELYPSLLYYEEEVGGVRDSLESLSKIIEPLQRTLTLVKRIRDVIVLTLKQLSAILQKGYYVSNSSSSFPEILYLFADMLICLLKFDALLEDQVLRSHWMAYRRTVRNILHKKSGSEFDTNKLRSFNDILIVLENSLISGTVLKGSIDGCLESKLIIDIKKSTLNVEVYSFLNSLLCAIEKDEHRILYKDGILQLNVLVAFYINIFGNADRKFTNRLLDLNKKIPAQILIGKIVWYPEQFLLKHAQSFSKCIDEKSIENHRLSYITTRVQNLPKDTTVLCAQACLFLVDLENITRINVKALKVRQLKEIGILLTDGLKLLTKINWMVNFIMGVHLDKNLPITKTVLNCISRLIEVLKCVHMSFQRHMLFLKYVFLLMSQHLQHVALSLLDILKKNQTQAKSYKDLQLDILSSLKVCEQVLKGPNTKWRLVVANLAISASGLNAISEIRSVLQQLEIFSKFTHFVNTFCDCSVLYWHFSYVMPVYFSKLVASKSNLSKCYPLLSTVTDCATMNGKDILGEASTILREKLCGPLNQIIETNLRLQTHLHLDLPPSEPFQNYFSVNFNKLLPIPLDNVYKSIKNDTEHYMSTTFYNLTTVVLHDWRTYGEMRRLALLQYNLETVDDDLPMQTLDQGLDVLEIMRNINVFVQKYLYNLNTQIFIEETSNNKHLNSINISHVANSIRSHGIGIMNTTVNYTYQFLKIKFRIFSQFLFDEQIKSRLLKDLRHFIDHKNECHQMYPYERADKFNKGIRKLGLSNEGDSYLDLFRKVITQIGNAMGYVRLIRSGGNRCLAQGTCFIPDLTKTESLVSDSDSKSMSEMTSNSAQLLLKDLKSFTENFENTTEYFKLLVQAFIPHFRNPNNMHLKNFFIIVPPLTVNFIEHSLTCKERLFKKDKADSAFTDDGFALGLAYIIQLLDQESQLNSLHWFDSVQRKFNLDKQKVREQTVVSNSEDTKLKQTLTLTERRINTFQREFKLLEYSYSSARLFFQS, encoded by the exons atgTGGGAAGCAACAAATTTAGCTGAAAAGAAACTAAATGCTGAAACTCACA AATACATCGCTGAAGAAAAGCTACACCAATTTGGAGAGTTTATTGAGGAATATACGTCAACAACTAGCCTTAACCGAATACAAACTATTGCTAGAAATGATTTTGTTTCCAATCCAATATTCACTGAT GAAAAGGCTACAGAAGGTGTATCCATATTACACCTCACCCATTCCGACAATGGTACACTGTCTCGAATTTTGTCCACTTTAGGTGGAATGTGCCAAGAAATAGAGTATCTAAAACAAGAAGCTGAAGAATTGTACCCATCCTTGTTGTATTATGAAGAAG AAGTTGGAGGTGTCAGAGACTCTCTTGAATCATTAAGCAAAATCATTGAACCACTACAAAGAACACTGACTCTGGTTAAAAGAATTAGAGATGTAATAGTCTTAACATTGAAACAACTTAGTGCAATTTTACAAAAAGGATATTATGTTTCAAACAGCTCATCTAGTTTTCCT GAAATCTTATACCTATTTGCAGATATGCTAATTTGCCTATTGAAATTTGATGCCTTGCTTGAAGACCAAGTTTTAAGGAGCCATTGGATGGCATACAGAAGGACTGTAAGgaatattttgcataaaaagtCAGGATCAGAGTTTGACACAAACAAATTAAGGTCTTTTAATGACATTCTAATTGTTTTGGAAAACTCCCTAATTTCAGGGACTGTTTTAAAG GGCTCTATAGATGGTTGCTTAGAAAGCAAGTTaattattgatattaaaaaaagtaccttAAATGTTGAAgtttacagttttttaaatagtttactATGTGCTATAGAAAAAGATGAACATAgaattttatacaaagacGGAATATTACAGTTAAATGTATTAGTTGccttttacataaatatttttggaaatgcagATAGAAAATTTACCAATCGACTATtggatttaaacaaaaag ATACCCGCTCAAATACTGATCGGGAAAATTGTATGGTACCCCGAACAATTTCTATTGAAACATGCACAATCATTCTCTAAATGTATAGATGAGAAAAGTATCGAGAATCATAGACTTAGTTATATTACTACTAGAGTTCAAAATTTGCCGAAAGATACAACCGTTCTTTGCGCTCAG GCGTGCCTTTTTCTTGTAGACCTAGAAAACATCACCAGAATAAATGTAAAAGCTTTGAAAGTCAGGCAGCTTAAAGAAATCGGTATCCTACTAACTGACGGTTTGAAGCTCTTAACCAAAATAAATTGGATGGTAAATTTCATCATGGGAGTacatttggacaaaaatttacCTATTACTAAAACGGTCCTGAATTGTATATCTCGATTAATAGAAGTTTTAAAATGCGTCCATATGTCTTTTCAAAGGCATATGCTGTTTTTGAAGTATGTGTTTCTCCTCATGTCACAGCATCTTCAACACGTAGCTTTATCACTTCTAGATATTTTGAAG AAAAACCAAACACAGGCCAAGTCGTACAAAGATCTACAACTTGATATATTGTCTTCTCTAAAAGTATGCGAACAAGTGTTAAAAG gTCCTAATACTAAATGGCGTCTCGTAGTAGCCAATTTGGCGATTTCAGCAAGTGGTTTGAATGCAATCTCTGAAATTAGATCCGTTTTACaacaattagaaatattttcgaaatttacaCACTTTGTGAACACATTCTGTGATTGCTCAGTGCTTTATTGGCATTTTAGTTACGTAATGCCAGTGTATTTTAGCAAACTCGTTGCGTCTAAATCAAATCTCTCTAAATGTTAT CCCCTGTTGAGCACTGTAACGGACTGTGCGACAATGAATGGAAAGGACATTTTAGGAGAAGCAAGCACGATTCTTCGGGAGAAGTTATGTGGCCcgttaaatcaaattatagaaacaaatttaagacTGCAAACTCATTTGCACTTAGACCTGCCTCCTTCTGAACCattccaaaattatttttccgtGAATTTTAACAAGTTGCTGCCAATTCCACTGGACAATGTTTATAAGAGTATTAAAAACGATACGGAACATTATATGAGCACAACGTTTTATAACCTCACGACGGTGGTGCTGCATGACTGGAGAACCTATGGAGAAATGCGACg ATTAGCGCTGTTGCAATACAACCTCGAAACTGTAGACGATGATTTGCCAATGCAAACTTTAGACCAAGGGTTAGATGTCCTTGAAATTATGAGGAACATAAACGTTTTcgtgcaaaaatatctatacaATTTAAACAcccaaattttcattgaagAAACTAGCAAtaacaaacatttaaattcaattaacatATCCCATGTTGCAAATTCTATAAGATCGCACGGTATAGGGATTATGAATACGACAGTTAACTATACATatcaatttctcaaaattaaattccgaatattttcccaatttctcTTTGATGAACAAATCAAGTCCCGCCTATTGAAAGATTTGCGGCACTTCATTGATCATAAGAATGAGTGTCACCAAATGTATCCCTATGAAAGAGCTGACAAGTTTAACAAAGGGATTCGCAAGTTGGGGCTTTCAAATGAAGGCGACAGTTATTTGGATCTATTCAGGAAAGTTATCACGCAAATAG GAAACGCAATGGGTTATGTAAGACTAATTAGATCAGGCGGAAACCGATGCTTAGCACAAGGAACTTGCTTCATACCTGACTTAACCAAGACTGAGTCTCTAGTAAGTGATAGTGACAGTAAATCTATGTCGGAGATGACGAGCAATTCTGCCCAACTCCTCCTGAAAGACTTAAAAAGTTTCacagaaaatttcgaaaatacaacGGAGTATTTTAAGCTGCTGGTGCAGGCATTTATACCTCATTTTAGAAATCCAAATAatatgcatttaaaaaatttcttcataATCGTACCTCCGCTAACAGTAAATTTCATTGAACATTCCTTGACATGCAAAGAACGACTTTTTAAGAAAGACAAAGCCGATAGTGCCTTTACTGACGACGGATTTGCACTTG GTTTGGCATACATAATCCAACTCTTAGATCAAGAAAGTCAATTAAACTCCTTACATTGGTTTGACTCTGTTCAACGCAAGTTTAATCTGGATAAGCAAAAGGTTCGGGAGCAGACAGTGGTGTCAAATTCCGAAGACACAAAGTTGAAACAGACGTTAACCTTGACGGAAAGAAGAATCAACACCTTCCAAAGA GAATTCAAACTCTTGGAGTACAGCTATAGTAGCGCAAGACTGTTTTTTCAGTCCTAA
- the SWIP gene encoding WASH complex subunit 4 isoform X3 — translation MWEATNLAEKKLNAETHKYIAEEKLHQFGEFIEEYTSTTSLNRIQTIARNDFVSNPIFTDEKATEGVSILHLTHSDNGTLSRILSTLGGMCQEIEYLKQEAEELYPSLLYYEEEVGGVRDSLESLSKIIEPLQRTLTLVKRIRDVIVLTLKQLSAILQKGYYVSNSSSSFPEILYLFADMLICLLKFDALLEDQVLRSHWMAYRRTKNQTQAKSYKDLQLDILSSLKVCEQVLKGPNTKWRLVVANLAISASGLNAISEIRSVLQQLEIFSKFTHFVNTFCDCSVLYWHFSYVMPVYFSKLVASKSNLSKCYPLLSTVTDCATMNGKDILGEASTILREKLCGPLNQIIETNLRLQTHLHLDLPPSEPFQNYFSVNFNKLLPIPLDNVYKSIKNDTEHYMSTTFYNLTTVVLHDWRTYGEMRRLALLQYNLETVDDDLPMQTLDQGLDVLEIMRNINVFVQKYLYNLNTQIFIEETSNNKHLNSINISHVANSIRSHGIGIMNTTVNYTYQFLKIKFRIFSQFLFDEQIKSRLLKDLRHFIDHKNECHQMYPYERADKFNKGIRKLGLSNEGDSYLDLFRKVITQIGNAMGYVRLIRSGGNRCLAQGTCFIPDLTKTESLVSDSDSKSMSEMTSNSAQLLLKDLKSFTENFENTTEYFKLLVQAFIPHFRNPNNMHLKNFFIIVPPLTVNFIEHSLTCKERLFKKDKADSAFTDDGFALGLAYIIQLLDQESQLNSLHWFDSVQRKFNLDKQKVREQTVVSNSEDTKLKQTLTLTERRINTFQREFKLLEYSYSSARLFFQS, via the exons atgTGGGAAGCAACAAATTTAGCTGAAAAGAAACTAAATGCTGAAACTCACA AATACATCGCTGAAGAAAAGCTACACCAATTTGGAGAGTTTATTGAGGAATATACGTCAACAACTAGCCTTAACCGAATACAAACTATTGCTAGAAATGATTTTGTTTCCAATCCAATATTCACTGAT GAAAAGGCTACAGAAGGTGTATCCATATTACACCTCACCCATTCCGACAATGGTACACTGTCTCGAATTTTGTCCACTTTAGGTGGAATGTGCCAAGAAATAGAGTATCTAAAACAAGAAGCTGAAGAATTGTACCCATCCTTGTTGTATTATGAAGAAG AAGTTGGAGGTGTCAGAGACTCTCTTGAATCATTAAGCAAAATCATTGAACCACTACAAAGAACACTGACTCTGGTTAAAAGAATTAGAGATGTAATAGTCTTAACATTGAAACAACTTAGTGCAATTTTACAAAAAGGATATTATGTTTCAAACAGCTCATCTAGTTTTCCT GAAATCTTATACCTATTTGCAGATATGCTAATTTGCCTATTGAAATTTGATGCCTTGCTTGAAGACCAAGTTTTAAGGAGCCATTGGATGGCATACAGAAGGACT AAAAACCAAACACAGGCCAAGTCGTACAAAGATCTACAACTTGATATATTGTCTTCTCTAAAAGTATGCGAACAAGTGTTAAAAG gTCCTAATACTAAATGGCGTCTCGTAGTAGCCAATTTGGCGATTTCAGCAAGTGGTTTGAATGCAATCTCTGAAATTAGATCCGTTTTACaacaattagaaatattttcgaaatttacaCACTTTGTGAACACATTCTGTGATTGCTCAGTGCTTTATTGGCATTTTAGTTACGTAATGCCAGTGTATTTTAGCAAACTCGTTGCGTCTAAATCAAATCTCTCTAAATGTTAT CCCCTGTTGAGCACTGTAACGGACTGTGCGACAATGAATGGAAAGGACATTTTAGGAGAAGCAAGCACGATTCTTCGGGAGAAGTTATGTGGCCcgttaaatcaaattatagaaacaaatttaagacTGCAAACTCATTTGCACTTAGACCTGCCTCCTTCTGAACCattccaaaattatttttccgtGAATTTTAACAAGTTGCTGCCAATTCCACTGGACAATGTTTATAAGAGTATTAAAAACGATACGGAACATTATATGAGCACAACGTTTTATAACCTCACGACGGTGGTGCTGCATGACTGGAGAACCTATGGAGAAATGCGACg ATTAGCGCTGTTGCAATACAACCTCGAAACTGTAGACGATGATTTGCCAATGCAAACTTTAGACCAAGGGTTAGATGTCCTTGAAATTATGAGGAACATAAACGTTTTcgtgcaaaaatatctatacaATTTAAACAcccaaattttcattgaagAAACTAGCAAtaacaaacatttaaattcaattaacatATCCCATGTTGCAAATTCTATAAGATCGCACGGTATAGGGATTATGAATACGACAGTTAACTATACATatcaatttctcaaaattaaattccgaatattttcccaatttctcTTTGATGAACAAATCAAGTCCCGCCTATTGAAAGATTTGCGGCACTTCATTGATCATAAGAATGAGTGTCACCAAATGTATCCCTATGAAAGAGCTGACAAGTTTAACAAAGGGATTCGCAAGTTGGGGCTTTCAAATGAAGGCGACAGTTATTTGGATCTATTCAGGAAAGTTATCACGCAAATAG GAAACGCAATGGGTTATGTAAGACTAATTAGATCAGGCGGAAACCGATGCTTAGCACAAGGAACTTGCTTCATACCTGACTTAACCAAGACTGAGTCTCTAGTAAGTGATAGTGACAGTAAATCTATGTCGGAGATGACGAGCAATTCTGCCCAACTCCTCCTGAAAGACTTAAAAAGTTTCacagaaaatttcgaaaatacaacGGAGTATTTTAAGCTGCTGGTGCAGGCATTTATACCTCATTTTAGAAATCCAAATAatatgcatttaaaaaatttcttcataATCGTACCTCCGCTAACAGTAAATTTCATTGAACATTCCTTGACATGCAAAGAACGACTTTTTAAGAAAGACAAAGCCGATAGTGCCTTTACTGACGACGGATTTGCACTTG GTTTGGCATACATAATCCAACTCTTAGATCAAGAAAGTCAATTAAACTCCTTACATTGGTTTGACTCTGTTCAACGCAAGTTTAATCTGGATAAGCAAAAGGTTCGGGAGCAGACAGTGGTGTCAAATTCCGAAGACACAAAGTTGAAACAGACGTTAACCTTGACGGAAAGAAGAATCAACACCTTCCAAAGA GAATTCAAACTCTTGGAGTACAGCTATAGTAGCGCAAGACTGTTTTTTCAGTCCTAA
- the SWIP gene encoding WASH complex subunit 4 isoform X2 — MLICLLKFDALLEDQVLRSHWMAYRRTVRNILHKKSGSEFDTNKLRSFNDILIVLENSLISGTVLKGSIDGCLESKLIIDIKKSTLNVEVYSFLNSLLCAIEKDEHRILYKDGILQLNVLVAFYINIFGNADRKFTNRLLDLNKKIPAQILIGKIVWYPEQFLLKHAQSFSKCIDEKSIENHRLSYITTRVQNLPKDTTVLCAQACLFLVDLENITRINVKALKVRQLKEIGILLTDGLKLLTKINWMVNFIMGVHLDKNLPITKTVLNCISRLIEVLKCVHMSFQRHMLFLKYVFLLMSQHLQHVALSLLDILKKNQTQAKSYKDLQLDILSSLKVCEQVLKGPNTKWRLVVANLAISASGLNAISEIRSVLQQLEIFSKFTHFVNTFCDCSVLYWHFSYVMPVYFSKLVASKSNLSKCYPLLSTVTDCATMNGKDILGEASTILREKLCGPLNQIIETNLRLQTHLHLDLPPSEPFQNYFSVNFNKLLPIPLDNVYKSIKNDTEHYMSTTFYNLTTVVLHDWRTYGEMRRLALLQYNLETVDDDLPMQTLDQGLDVLEIMRNINVFVQKYLYNLNTQIFIEETSNNKHLNSINISHVANSIRSHGIGIMNTTVNYTYQFLKIKFRIFSQFLFDEQIKSRLLKDLRHFIDHKNECHQMYPYERADKFNKGIRKLGLSNEGDSYLDLFRKVITQIGNAMGYVRLIRSGGNRCLAQGTCFIPDLTKTESLVSDSDSKSMSEMTSNSAQLLLKDLKSFTENFENTTEYFKLLVQAFIPHFRNPNNMHLKNFFIIVPPLTVNFIEHSLTCKERLFKKDKADSAFTDDGFALGLAYIIQLLDQESQLNSLHWFDSVQRKFNLDKQKVREQTVVSNSEDTKLKQTLTLTERRINTFQREFKLLEYSYSSARLFFQS, encoded by the exons ATGCTAATTTGCCTATTGAAATTTGATGCCTTGCTTGAAGACCAAGTTTTAAGGAGCCATTGGATGGCATACAGAAGGACTGTAAGgaatattttgcataaaaagtCAGGATCAGAGTTTGACACAAACAAATTAAGGTCTTTTAATGACATTCTAATTGTTTTGGAAAACTCCCTAATTTCAGGGACTGTTTTAAAG GGCTCTATAGATGGTTGCTTAGAAAGCAAGTTaattattgatattaaaaaaagtaccttAAATGTTGAAgtttacagttttttaaatagtttactATGTGCTATAGAAAAAGATGAACATAgaattttatacaaagacGGAATATTACAGTTAAATGTATTAGTTGccttttacataaatatttttggaaatgcagATAGAAAATTTACCAATCGACTATtggatttaaacaaaaag ATACCCGCTCAAATACTGATCGGGAAAATTGTATGGTACCCCGAACAATTTCTATTGAAACATGCACAATCATTCTCTAAATGTATAGATGAGAAAAGTATCGAGAATCATAGACTTAGTTATATTACTACTAGAGTTCAAAATTTGCCGAAAGATACAACCGTTCTTTGCGCTCAG GCGTGCCTTTTTCTTGTAGACCTAGAAAACATCACCAGAATAAATGTAAAAGCTTTGAAAGTCAGGCAGCTTAAAGAAATCGGTATCCTACTAACTGACGGTTTGAAGCTCTTAACCAAAATAAATTGGATGGTAAATTTCATCATGGGAGTacatttggacaaaaatttacCTATTACTAAAACGGTCCTGAATTGTATATCTCGATTAATAGAAGTTTTAAAATGCGTCCATATGTCTTTTCAAAGGCATATGCTGTTTTTGAAGTATGTGTTTCTCCTCATGTCACAGCATCTTCAACACGTAGCTTTATCACTTCTAGATATTTTGAAG AAAAACCAAACACAGGCCAAGTCGTACAAAGATCTACAACTTGATATATTGTCTTCTCTAAAAGTATGCGAACAAGTGTTAAAAG gTCCTAATACTAAATGGCGTCTCGTAGTAGCCAATTTGGCGATTTCAGCAAGTGGTTTGAATGCAATCTCTGAAATTAGATCCGTTTTACaacaattagaaatattttcgaaatttacaCACTTTGTGAACACATTCTGTGATTGCTCAGTGCTTTATTGGCATTTTAGTTACGTAATGCCAGTGTATTTTAGCAAACTCGTTGCGTCTAAATCAAATCTCTCTAAATGTTAT CCCCTGTTGAGCACTGTAACGGACTGTGCGACAATGAATGGAAAGGACATTTTAGGAGAAGCAAGCACGATTCTTCGGGAGAAGTTATGTGGCCcgttaaatcaaattatagaaacaaatttaagacTGCAAACTCATTTGCACTTAGACCTGCCTCCTTCTGAACCattccaaaattatttttccgtGAATTTTAACAAGTTGCTGCCAATTCCACTGGACAATGTTTATAAGAGTATTAAAAACGATACGGAACATTATATGAGCACAACGTTTTATAACCTCACGACGGTGGTGCTGCATGACTGGAGAACCTATGGAGAAATGCGACg ATTAGCGCTGTTGCAATACAACCTCGAAACTGTAGACGATGATTTGCCAATGCAAACTTTAGACCAAGGGTTAGATGTCCTTGAAATTATGAGGAACATAAACGTTTTcgtgcaaaaatatctatacaATTTAAACAcccaaattttcattgaagAAACTAGCAAtaacaaacatttaaattcaattaacatATCCCATGTTGCAAATTCTATAAGATCGCACGGTATAGGGATTATGAATACGACAGTTAACTATACATatcaatttctcaaaattaaattccgaatattttcccaatttctcTTTGATGAACAAATCAAGTCCCGCCTATTGAAAGATTTGCGGCACTTCATTGATCATAAGAATGAGTGTCACCAAATGTATCCCTATGAAAGAGCTGACAAGTTTAACAAAGGGATTCGCAAGTTGGGGCTTTCAAATGAAGGCGACAGTTATTTGGATCTATTCAGGAAAGTTATCACGCAAATAG GAAACGCAATGGGTTATGTAAGACTAATTAGATCAGGCGGAAACCGATGCTTAGCACAAGGAACTTGCTTCATACCTGACTTAACCAAGACTGAGTCTCTAGTAAGTGATAGTGACAGTAAATCTATGTCGGAGATGACGAGCAATTCTGCCCAACTCCTCCTGAAAGACTTAAAAAGTTTCacagaaaatttcgaaaatacaacGGAGTATTTTAAGCTGCTGGTGCAGGCATTTATACCTCATTTTAGAAATCCAAATAatatgcatttaaaaaatttcttcataATCGTACCTCCGCTAACAGTAAATTTCATTGAACATTCCTTGACATGCAAAGAACGACTTTTTAAGAAAGACAAAGCCGATAGTGCCTTTACTGACGACGGATTTGCACTTG GTTTGGCATACATAATCCAACTCTTAGATCAAGAAAGTCAATTAAACTCCTTACATTGGTTTGACTCTGTTCAACGCAAGTTTAATCTGGATAAGCAAAAGGTTCGGGAGCAGACAGTGGTGTCAAATTCCGAAGACACAAAGTTGAAACAGACGTTAACCTTGACGGAAAGAAGAATCAACACCTTCCAAAGA GAATTCAAACTCTTGGAGTACAGCTATAGTAGCGCAAGACTGTTTTTTCAGTCCTAA